One Ferribacterium limneticum genomic window, ATGCAGCTGATCTCAGCTATCCGGCCGATCTCTATCTCGAAGGCTCCGACCAGCATCGCGGCTGGTTCCAGTCTTCGCTGCTCTCCGGTTGCGCGATCGACGGTCGCGCCCCGTACAAGGCGCTGCTGACGCACGGCTTCGTGGTCGATGGCAAGGGCCACAAGATGTCCAAGTCCAAGGGTAACGTCATCGCGCCGCAGCAGGTGTCCGACAAGATGGGCGCCGACATCCTGCGTTTGTGGACAGCCTCAACCGACTATTCCGGCGAACTGACGATTTCCGACGAAATCCTCAAGCGCGTCGTCGAAGGCTACCGCCGTATCCGCAACACGCTGCGCTTCCTGTTGGCCAATGTCTCCGATTTCGACGCCAACGCCGACATGCTGCCGGTTGAGCAATGGCTCGAAATCGATCGCTACGCGCTGGCGCTGACCCGCGAATTGCAGGATAGCTGCCGCGCCGACTACGACAAGTACGAGTTCCACCGCGTGGTTCAGGCGCTGCAGACGTTCTGTTCAGAAGATCTCGGTGGTTTCTACCTCGACATCCTCAAGGACCGCCTGTACACGACGGCGCCGAAGTCGGTAGCCCGGCGTTCTGCACAGTCGGCGCTGTGGCACATTACGCAGGCGTTTGTCCGTTTGCTGGCCCCGATCACCGCCTTCACGGCCGAAGAAGTCTGGCAGGTGCTGACCGGCAAGGCTGACGACTCGGTCATGTTCCAGCTCTGGCACGAACTCCCGACGCAATCCGGCGAGGGCGATCTGCTCGCCAAGTGGGCGCTGATCCGCACGGCCCGTGCCGATGTGACCAAGGCGCTCGAAGAACAGCGCGAAGCCGGCAAGATCGGTTCGGCGCTGCAGGCGGCGGTCGAAATCCATTGTTCTGGCGAGAAGTTCGATGCCCTAGCCTCGCTTGGCGACGATTTGAAATTTGTGCTTATTTGCTCGTTGACCGTAGCAATCCGCGATGAAAACGAACAAGTCATCGCCACCCCGCTCGACCACGCCAAGTGCGAGCGCTGCTGGCACGTCCGCGAAGATGTCGGTGCCCACGCCGAGCATCCGGGGCTGTGTGGTCGCTGCGTCAGCAACCTGCATGGTGACGGCGAGGCGCGTGCGTATGCCTAGTGCCGGGCGCTGGTACGCGCTGGCCGGGCTGGTCGTTGTGCTCGACCAGCTCAGCAAGTGGTTGGTGCTCGAGAACATCGGCTTCGGTGAAACGATCTACGTCGCGCCGTTCTGGAACTGGGTGCTGACTTTCAACCCCGGCGCTGCCTTCAGCTTCCTGGCCGACCAGCCTGGCTGGCAACGCTGGCTGTTCACGGCACTGGCGCTCGGCGTTTCCGGCTGGATTGCCTTCATGCTCCGCCAGCATCCGCAACAAAGGCTGCTGTCGCTGGCCTTGACGCTGGTCATGGGCGGCGCGCTGGGCAATGTTATCGACCGTGTCCGCTTCGGCGCCGTGGTCGATTTTGTTCAATGGCATGTCGCCGGTTTCTACTGGCCGGCCTTCAATGTTGCCGATTCTGCCATCACCATCGGTGCCATTCTGCTCGTTGTCGAGCAGTTGACCACCGGCAATAAAAAAGAGATTTCCCGATGACCGCTAGCGTCCGTTCCGACAGTTTTTTGACCCTGCACTATCGAATTACGACGGTGGATGGTGAAGAGTTTCTCTCTACCTTCGACATGAGCCCCGCCACGCTGCAAATGGGCAGCGGACAACTGGCTGAAAACCTCGAATCAGTGCTCATCGGCCTCCCGGCGCACGAGCGCTTTGTCTTTGAACTCGAACCGGCACAAGGCTTTGGGCAACACAATGATCGTCTGGTCGAGCGTATCGCACGCAGCGGATTGCCGGCCGACATGGAACTCAAGGAGAATTCCGTCGTCGAATTCACCGCCCCCAACGGCGGCACCTTCGCCGGCTTCCTGCGCGAGCTTGATGCCACGCACGCCTTGTTCGACTTCAATCACCCGATGGCCGGAAAAACGATCCGCTTCGAGGTGGAAATCATCGGAATCATGTAAATGCAAGTCATCCTCGCCAACCCCCGCGGCTTCTGTGCCGGCGTCGAACGCGCCATCGCCATCGTCGAGCGCGCGCTGGAAAAATTCGGCGCGCCGATCTATGTCCGCCACGAAGTCGTGCACAACAAATTCGTCTGCGACGACCTGCGCTCCAAGGGGGCTGTTTTCATTGAGGATTTGAGCGAGGTTCCGTCAGGCAGCACCGTTATTTTCAGCGCCCACGGCGTGTCGAAGGCGGTGCGCAGCGAAGCCGAAGAGCGCGGCCTCAAAGTTTTCGACGCCACCTGCCCACTGGTCACCAAGGTGCACGTCGAAGTCGGCAAGATGCGCAACCAGACCCGCGAAGTAGTCATGATCGGCCACAAGGGCCACCCGGAAGTCGAAGGGACGATGGGGCAGAGTACCGGTGGCATGTATCTGGTCGAAACGGTTGAGGATGTGGCTACTCTGGAGGTTCTTAATCCGGAAAGCCTTTCCTTCGTGACCCAGACTACCCTTTCGGTTGATGACGCCACTGTTGTCATCAATGCCCTGAAACAACGCTTTCCGGAAATTCAGGGGCCGAAAAAGGATGACATCTGCTACGCCACACAAAATCGGCAAGATGCAGTCAAAGCACTAGCGGATGTATGTGACTTGGTGATCGTGGTGGGTAGTCAGAATAGCTCGAACTCACGACGGCTCAAGGAGGTGGCGATCGCTCGGGGTGTAGAGGGAATTCTCATTGATGGCCCGGATGAAATCGATGAGGCATGGTTTTCAGGAAAGAGTCGGATTGGAGTGACTGCAGGAGCGTCTGCTCCCGAAATTCTCGTACTTCAAGTGGTTGACCGCATCAAAATGTCGGGGCTTGACCCTGTACCCGTAGTCCAGTTCGATGGGGAAAAGGAGGGGGTTTCCTTCCCGTTGCCAAGAGAGCTCGCTTGAGTTTATCTCTGCCGCTGACCGAGATGATCAGGATGACGAATAGTCTATTTCAAGGATCCGCCAGCTCTTGATCGCTTTTCCCCCTGATACTCCCGGGCTGAATTTCGCTGATTTGAATAGCCCAACCAGCGTAGAGGCGTAGTCTTCCGCGAAATTCGATTCAAGCAATTCCACATTGTCCGCGAAGCCTTCTTCGTTGACGAACACTTTTATGCGCATGAAGCCTTCAGGGCTAAATGACTCCGAAGGCAACGGCAGATCCAGCGGTTCGATGACGCCTGCCATTTGTTCTATGCTATCTGGCGAGGCATAAGGAGATTCTTCAGCAATCTCCTCGTAAGGTGGAGCAAAGAAACCAGGTGCTTCAGGTCTGTCTGCTGCATTGTCGAATGACCTGGAGATTGGTGATGCAAACTTCGGGGCAGGCTGAGGTTTAGCCAGAACAAGACTTGCACCCATGCTGGGAGTCGAGCGAAATTCCCCCGAGTTTGTCCTGCTGCTATCGACGCGGGGTGCCAAGTTTCCCGCGACAATCGCGTGTACGGCCAGCGACACCAGAAGGCTGAATGTCAAAGGGCTCCACAGTTTCTGATTGGTTATGGAGCAATCAGAAAATGCGGGTTTGAAAGCCCTGAATGGATGCCAGATAGTCGGGTTAGGGAAATGTGGTGCCAAAATGCAAATGTCTGAAAATTAGAGAGAGTATATTTTTGCACTACTTGGTTTATTAGGCGTGACCGGCCGTCGTGAAAATTAATCCGCTTGGCAGACCAGATGGCCAAATCGCAATGGCATCTGCGATGATTCAATCAAACGCAATATAGGCGCGAGGTAAATATGCGGCGGGTATCGGGTTTTACTTTGGTGGAAATGATGGTTGTGGCGGCAATTTTGGCGATCCTCGCATCGATTGCCTTGCCGTCGTTTCGACCGATGATTGCCAACAATCGTATTGTGGCCAATACAAATGATCTGATTGCCGATCTGGCGTTGGCTCGCAGCGAGGCGGCAAAGCGCGGTGGCACCACTGTGGTTACCGTCTGCGCCAGTAGCGATGGAAGTTCCTGTTCAGGATCGACCGACTGGTCAGGAGGGCGTCTGGTATTCCTTGATGGTGGCACGCAGGGAGCAGTCGACGGTACGGATTCGACCAACGTGCTACGCAACAGTCGTGCTGTAAGTAACTTGGTACTTACGTCGACAGTTGCTTCTTTTTCCTATTTGTCTGATGGTTCAGTTAGCTCAAACCTACCCGGAACGGTGACGGTTTGTAGTAGTGGCGTTATTGGACGAATTGTCTCTATTTCAAACATCGGCCGTGCCAAGGTGGATGCTACGGCAGCTGCGTGCTCCTAGAGGGATATCAAATGATCGCTCCACACATCTCTGTTCGCCAGGGCGGTATGGCCCTTCTGGAGGCAATGATCTCCGTTGTCGTGCTTTCCGTTGGCTTGCTCGGTCTTGCCGGTCTCCAGCTTGCCGGGATAAAAAGCAATCAAGTTGCCTATGAACGATCGGTGGCCACCATGCACGCTTACGGAGTGGCGGATCGAATTCGGGCGGGAATGGATCCGGATAAACGCGTGCCTGTTACTCTCTCTCAAGCACAGACTGCTGCGGCTGATTGGGTGAGTGAGAATGTTCTCTTTCCGGGCGAATCGGTTGGGGTTAGCCAACCTACTGGGGGTAACCAATTCATAATTCGTGTCACTTGGACGGAGAGGTGTCTGGAAACAGGTTGTTCTGGGTCAGGAACTCGGAGCTTCGACACGGAGTTATTGCCATGAAATCCGCTATTCCCATTCAACCTGCAGCTGAAACTATTCGGTTGGAGCAAGGATTTTCGTTGGTCGAACTGATGGTTGCCCTGGTGATTGGCCTGATCGTGCTGCTGGTTGTTGGAACCTTGTTTATGAACAGCAGGCAGACCTATCTGGCTCAGGATGCAAATTCGAGGTTGCAGGAAAATGCTCGTTACGCAACCGAATTGTTCGGGCGCCAGATTCGTTCGGCTGGCTATACTGCTACCAGTTTCAGCCCTCTATCAGCTACTGATCTGTTTGCCAAGCCACCCAGTACCAAGTTCTCCGGAACTGCCATTTCGGGGACAGAAGTTAGTGGTGGCTCAGATACGCTTACTTTGAGTTTCGACGGTAGCAAGGATTGTCTGGGGCAGGCGGCAACGCAGCCAAGCAATCTTTTCCGGGTGAATGCCTCTGGTCAGCTCGAGTGTGTTGCCGGAGGAAATGTCGGAGTGATTCTCGATGATGTAGAGTCGATGCAGGTTACATACCGTGTGAAAGGCAAGACGGCGTATGACCCTGCCAGTTCGGTGGATATGGCCAACGTCACTAGCGTTCGGATTTGCCTGCTTCTGCGTGCCAAGGCGGATGGAAACAAGCGTGCTGTTGAATCGGGTCAAAGCCAGACCTATGACGATGATTGTTCAGCGGCTACTGTTTCAGTGATTAAATCAGATGGTTATATTCGTCGAGCAATAGGAATGACGTTCGTTTTGCGGAACCAGATGCCATGACAACAACCGAAGTATTTGAACGTCCGGAATTGCAGGTAAGAAATATTCCGAGGGTAGTGAGGGTGGTGCCTCGTGAGTGTGGCGCATCACTTGTCGTTGCACTTATTTTTCTGATTATTCTTACCATATTGGGTCTGACCGCAATGCGTGTGGCAACGATGGAAGAGCGCATGTCAGGCAATTCACGCGATCGGAGTCTGGCGTTTCAGGCTGCCGAAGCAGCCTTGCGTGATGCAGAGGCGGATATCGAATGTATAAAGTTTGGCACACCACCGGATCCGCGGAGCGCTTGTATTTCGGGTATGACTGGGGCTGATGCAGCCTGTACGAAGGGGCTTTGTTGCAACTTGAGCGGATTGGCTTGTGTTGAGCCTTCAACTCCTGTTTATAGCAGCAAGAGTCTATCGGCGGCTCCAAGCGTTAAATATGGTGACGCCACAGGGGCATCCGCGCTCACAGGTTTGTCGTTTCCGCCCAGATACCTGATAGAGCCATTTATTCTTAACGAAGTAAATCATTACCGCATCACCGCTCGTGGTTACGGGGTGAATCCCGATACGCAGGTAACCCTGCAAGAAATATATAAGAAGGAGTAATTGCCATGCTCAGCTTCAAGATAATTCGTCGTACAGGCGTTTTCCTGACTTGGGCATTGGCTTTGAGTTCCCAGGCTCAGGCCGGCGTAATTACCATTCCCTCCGGTCCGCTGTATGTTGGCGCCGCGGTAGCGCCATTGGTGATGCTTGATGTCACCAAAGACCAGAATCTCTACAAAAAGGCCTATGACGACTATACCGACCTGAACGGGGACGGTTCCGCAGACACGACATACGATCACACTATCGATTACTACGGTTATTTCGATAGCTACAAGTGTTATTCCTATGCCAGCGGTGTTTTTTCGCCAGATGATGCTGTTTTCGATAGCGCCACAAAAAAATTCATCAAGCCCGCTGACTGTGCCGGCAAGTGGCATGGAAATTTCTTGAACTGGGTGACGATGAGTCGCATGGATACCACGCGTAAATTGCTCTACGGTGGCTATCGTTCGACCGATACATCGTTGAAAACAGTTCTTGAGCGCGCATATATTCCGACGGATGCCCATGCTTGGGCAAAGTATTACAACCCGTACATAACGCGTCAGATGAATGGCGGGGATTCCAGTCGCTTTCCCGATACCAATAAGCTGACTCCTTTCGATCCCGTCGTTTCTCCGAGTGCTATTTCTGGTACGACTGGATCGTCGGTGTCGATTGCCGGGACGCAGGCTGCGCCAGTAGCCGTGACTTTGACCGTGACCGGCAATACGGGGAAATTTTCCTACGGTGATCAGGTTCTGGTTGAAAAGGATGCCAGCAACTACATGATTGGTGTGGTCAGTTGTGTCAATGGCACTGGCATCAATATGTTCAATGGACTTGTCTCGAATGCATCGAGCTGTGCGGCAAATCAGATCAAAGTGGTCGTTGAGAATAAAGTTGGTAGTGGGAGTTCGACGACCTGGAGTGTCTATAATTACACCCAGACGGGTATCTCGTTCTGCAATGCAACGCCAGATGTCAGTCCAAAAACCTCTCAAACCAGTACGGCTGTACCGCTGATGCGTGCAGCTCTTGGTAATTTTTCGCTTTGGTCGGCAAACGAACGCTGGCAGTGTCATTGGCGCGAAAGTTTACCCAGCGAAGATACGGGTTCGCTTGGTGGAACAGGCGCTTCTGGCAACCGCGCAGCGCTGAGTGGCCTCTGGGCTAGTTCCATTAGTCCAAACAAGACAACTACGTCAAGCGGTCGAGTTGCCAACGGTGTCGCTGGCACCAGTTCCGACTATAACGTGCGGGTCGAGGCATGTGTCGGCACCAGCACTAGCACAAGCAAATTGGGTAACGAAAAGTGTGCTAAGTATGGCTCTGTTTACAAGCCGATAGGGCTGTTGCAGTACTACGGAGAGAGCGGGCAGCTTATGTTCGGGTTGATGACGGGCTCCTATACGAAAAACCAGTCGGGTGGAGTCTTACGCAAAAATATCAGTAATATTTCTGATGAGATCGACCTTACAAATGGGACGATCAAAACTACCGCACCCTCATCTGGCTCGATCATTCAGTCGCTCGACAAGATGCGCATTGTCGACTACCAGTACAGTGATGGTACCTACGGTAGCGGATGTACGTTTGGACAAACCAGTTTTACTCAAGGGAATTGTCGATCGTGGGGCAACCCGATATCGGAGCTCTATTTGGAGTCGCTTCGCTACCTCGCAGGTAAGTCACCAACGAGCGCCTTTACAATGTCTACCTCGACCGATGATGCTATTTCCGGCTTGCGCTCGGCGACTTGGACGGATCCACTGTCAACGACTAATTATTGCGCACCCCTGAATGTTCTTGTTTTCAATTCGGCTGTCAATAGCAATGAGCATGATAGCCAGATGGGCGGGAGCTCCGATATCGGTACTTCCGGAAATACATGTGATGCGGCAACCTGGACCGATAAAGTTGGCGTGGAAGAGGGGATACAAGGGCAAGCCTGGTTCGTGGGGAACAATGGTTCGGGTAGTACGCCTGCGGATTTGTGTTCGACAAAAACCGTGAGTAATTTTTCCGCACCCTACGGCATTTGTCCGGAAGGAGCGGGTACCGAAGGTTCCTACATGATGAGTGGATTGGCTTATTTTGCTCGAACCAAGCAGATCAGAGCTCCGGGGCCATTGACAGTGCCGAATAGCGATGTGCGTTCGCTAAAAGTCTCTACCTTCGGCATTGCCTTGGCTACTAATACCCCCAAGGTCCGGGTCTTGGTTGGCGGCAAGCCGGTTGTTATTGTTCCGCAAGGTCGGTTGGATCGAAGTGGGTTTGGCAGCGGAGCCATTGTTGACTGGAAGATCGTCTGCGAAATTGCCGCGGATGCCAGCGATGCGACCGTCACACAAATGACCAAATTGAGCGCGGGGCGCTGCAGTTCCAAGGGGACTGGGGCTTTCTACTGGAACGAAGAGGATAGCGAGCAGGGCGGTGACTATGACCAGGATATGTGGGGCCGCGTGCAGTACGATATCGTTAGTAGTAGCAGTATCAAGATTACGACTGACGTGGTCGCGCAATCCACGCCATATGTCTTTGGTTTCGGATACGCAATGTCGGGGACTACCCAGGATGGCCCTCATTTCCATACTGGAATTAACGGTTTTAAGTTCACAGATGTAACCGGAGTTACTTCCTGTAGCGGCTCTTCTGGTTGCACTTTTGGCGATGCTCCGACCTCTGTCACCTATTCGGTCAGTAGTGCCAGTGCAGACACAGTGCTGAAGGATCCGCTCTGGTATGCCGCAAAATATGGTGGTTTCAAGGATAGCAACGACAATGGCAAGCCCGACTTGGCTACCGAGTGGGATGTTCGTAATGCTGATGGGGGTACTGCCAGTTGTACAAGTACCAAGTGTGATGGTGTTCCGGATAACTTCTTCCTGGTAACAAATCCGAATTATCTGGAAGAAGCACTTGATTCGGCATTTGTCGCGATGCTTGGTCAGTCCTCCTCCTCATCAGTGGCGACCAACTCAACATCACTGCAAACCGGAAGCTTCATATACCAGGCTCGTTATAATTCAAACGATTGGAGCGGCCAGTTGCGAGCGCTGGAGTTGGATACTGCCGATGCCACCGCTGGTAACGTAATTGAGCCTGCAAAGTGGGATGCTGGGCAGGTAATCAATACCCAAACATCCCGGCAGATCATTACCATAGGCTTGGATACGGCTTCAAAAAAGGGAATTCCTTTTACGTGGGCGGATATCACCGGGCAGGTCGACGGCACGACACAAAAAGATGCGCTCAATAGCAATGGACTAGGTAGTGCTGATGCAGCAGGAGAAGGTCGAGTTCTTTATCTCAGGGGGTCGCAAGCTAACGAAGGCAAGTCAGCTATTAATTTCCGGCCTCGTCCGACTAGTCGACTTGGGGATATCGTAAATTCAAGTCCGGTCTATGTGGGGGTTCCGGAGGCTGGATGGGGCGATCCCGCATACGCGAGTTTCGTGCTGAGCAAAGGCGCCAGAGAGGAGATGATTTATACCGGTGCCAACGACGGTATGTTGCATGCCTTCCAGGCCAAGGATGGTGTGGAGCGCCTTGCCTACGTGCCGGGGGTTTTCTATAACAATTCTGCGGCACTCTCTAACCTTAGCCAATTAAGCAATCAAGGCTACAGTCACAAGTTCTATGTCGATGGAACGCCTATGGTCAACGACATAGAAGTTGGTTCCGGGACTGCATACAAGTGGAAAACCGTTCTGGTCGGTGGTTTGAATTGGGGGGGGCGCGCATACTATGCGCTCGATATCACCAATCCAGACGATACGTCCTCGACTGATTCCGTGGCCTTCTCGGAAGCAAATGCCGGAAATATCCTGATGTGGGAATTTTCCAATGCGAACGATTCGGATCTTGGTTACACGCATAATCAGCCGACATATCCATCCTTTAAGGGGATAGCCCGGCAAATAGTGAAAATGCGCAATGGGAAATGGGCGGTAGTTGTTGGCAACGGCTACAACAGTGATGATGGCAAAGCGGCTTTGTTCATTTTCTTCCTCGATCGCGTACGATCAGGTGGGATATATAGTTCGACTTGGGTGTTGGGGCAGGATTACATCAAGATAGTGGCAGATGCTGAGTCGCCCTCTAACTTTAACGGTTTGTCTACCCCCTATCCCTTCAGTGCACGAGGTGATGGTATTGCCGACTGGATATATGCCGGCGATCTGAATGGCAATCTCTGGAAGTTCGATGTCAGTTCGGTTACTGCTGCCGACTGGAAGGTCGCCTACAACACTGTAACCTGTGCGGTTGGCAGTCCTTGTACGCCATTGTTCGTCGCCAAGAATTCTTCGGGAGTACGTCAGGCAATCACTACGGCGCCACAGGTCGTACGTCATCCGACAAAAGGTGCGGTTGTTCTATTCGGTACTGGCAAGTATCTCGAAAGTTCTGATACGACTTCAACGGCGTCGCAGACCTATTTTGGTGTTTGGGATGACGGAGCCAATACGGCGGTCAACATGGATCGCTCCACCCTCTTGCAACAAACGATTGTTTCGACGGTAGATGTGGGGACGTTTAGCTATCGATTGACTACTGACTATTGCATTGGTGCTTCAGGCACAAAATCCGGTAAGGATGCGCTCACGGGCGCCAGCACGGTAGTCTGTAGTGACAATTGGAGCGCTACTGGTGCTCAGAAGGGATGGTACATGGATTTGCCGACATCCGGGGAGCGGATCGCGTTCAACGGGATTGTACGGATTGACAGAATCGTATTTCCAACGCTTATTCCGTCTCCCCAACCCTGTCAGGCAGGTGGTAGTTCCTGGTTAATGGAGCTTGATGCGCTGACCGGGCGCAGGCTCGACGTCACGCCATTCGATGTGAATGGAGATGGTAAATTCAATAGTGGTTCCGGTAGCGATACGGATTTGGTCAACTTTTCGTCCAATTGCAGTAGTTGTATTGTCAGTGGGCAAAAGCCGGCTGATGGTGGGGTTATTACGACGCCTACGGTGATCAAGGGCAAGTCGGGTTCTGGAAAAGAGTTCAAATATGCCAGTAGTTCGACCGGAAAAGTTGAGAAGACAACTGAAAGCGCAGGTCGAACTGGTCGGATATCTTGGCGAGAAGTGACGCCGTAACGCTTGATGGGAAAGGGTGTGCTATGAGCGAAAAGAAACGGGATCAGGCCGGATTCACGCTAATTGAATTAATGGTCGTTGTGGCTGTGATCGGCATTTTGGTTAGTATTGCCTATCCAGCCTACATAGAAAGCGTCCGCAAGGCCCGGCGTGCCGATGCTCAAGCTGTACTCGCGCAGTTGGCACAGTTTATGGAGCGCAATTATTCGTTGGCGCAGCGATATGATCAGACAAGTAGTGGTGTTGCGCCAACATTGCCATTTACTCAGTCTCCAACCAGTGGCACAGCTTTCTACTCGGTGGCAGTGGTGTCCGATCAGAACACTTTCACCCTAACTGCAACGCCTCAAGGAGGTCAGTCGTCAGATCATTGTGGGAATCTTACTCTGGACAACGCTGGCGCGAAGTCGCCAACAACCTCGGGGTGCTGGTGATAAATATTGATGTGCTGGAAATTGTTTGATAAAATAGACGGCTCTTTATTTGATGTTCAGGATTACCTTTAATGGCCAATAGCGCACAAGCCCGCAAGCGCGCCCGTCAAGCTGACGGGCAGCGTTCCCATAACGCCAGCCTGCGTTCGACCCTGCGTACCGCAATCAAGCGCGTTCGTCAGGCGATCGAAGCTGGTGATAAAGCCGCCGCTCAGGGCGTCTTCCAGCAGTCCGTTGCAGTGCTTGATCGCATTGCTGACAAGAAGATTGTTCATAAGAATAAGGCTTCCCGCACCAAGAGCCGTCTGTCTGCTCAAATCAAGGCACTCGCTGCTGCTTGATAAAGCCGGACGCTCAAATAAAAATGGCGCCTTCGGGCGCCTTTTTTATTTCCTGGCTTGCTGTTGATTGTTATTTTTCCAGTGAGCAAACGCCGTCAATGATCTGCAAGTCGTTGTCCTGCGCAAAGTTGAGCATGAAGCGGTAGGCCATCGGTTCAATTTCGCCGAGGCGGCCATCGACGAAGACAGCTTTTTCGCCGTTGTAGTCAC contains:
- the rpsT gene encoding 30S ribosomal protein S20 encodes the protein MANSAQARKRARQADGQRSHNASLRSTLRTAIKRVRQAIEAGDKAAAQGVFQQSVAVLDRIADKKIVHKNKASRTKSRLSAQIKALAAA